From Novipirellula galeiformis, the proteins below share one genomic window:
- a CDS encoding GAP1-N2 domain-containing protein, translated as MSLELLYTSTTSGLRQGSRGFCTVLSTAGMPVNLASRLETLSGYRHVFPPQDANAETNPICYSHLRVKVGGISSSVLSRISAYGVDYSGRSNKLAHHVVAEAFEQAPAGPAWVLSQKAILREQWDGNNETPPTGPAIPMQNQVPAICQAWKAVMGDAGWGGHVADTFRASAARPLWIIFDLSQNAELLSLLNESIALLPEAERWLTTFSTYYTNLPPEIECRVRCVLAGTEEARLASARGGVIDLTQPQTLTATSPLIELARNGFKTGEAADPVGATNAAPSITQAHDSPAAGVGAGSPPQMSDPSYALQPPTPRPATGSRRPPPRVPSEPPFRSNPRSSRTAVLLGIAGLMLLIVAGAVPIILNWKIDGHKSVSSKDIEGSDNEQVDEIGERRRIQETAEIPFLKLENEIKDLKYVTKTTKPELDLSSPVAPAALVEIEDAIGKLRFDPQQSVDFSVDQTEIVGQLKSEVGETIGDQVRQETLKQFRGVRDTEPPSGLVASIASIDQNLKSISEYYATRRKEESSFNERVATMIDHLNVFMNANEEYFVLVPEASTRLKKLQQIANQAFLPIDEAALAREETALKQQWEEKLEAFSMLQERIDKALIVSKQIVEIQKELDKHIATQKIAQEQVEKEKLLLVRINFDSQNPTNISGAKTLPISLKRSEMESFRWEQDAKDKTASLSFKKLKKGEIAEVDYPNQNFLKLKIQSESPKESSEIIIEYRPRITAKGGPRYNESSTESFDANCNELIKTLDEANALKKAINNWTEETFLDSKIQAEKDTERKQALESQNAEIEQINKIRGEVQSLIKKDWKHLTNAPLKELQKHHDGIKAIQESQKHSGYLTPLPLRLENLNGFIIKQERINVLISELSKPTPVPEEKLFLLKQSKGANLFQTSKDSFEVDFSLSLQLTLTEEAK; from the coding sequence ATGAGTTTGGAATTGCTGTACACCTCGACGACCTCGGGACTACGCCAAGGCAGTCGCGGATTTTGCACGGTATTGAGTACCGCCGGAATGCCGGTCAATCTCGCCTCGCGGCTCGAAACACTCTCGGGTTATCGTCATGTGTTTCCGCCCCAGGATGCCAACGCGGAGACGAACCCGATTTGTTATTCGCATTTGCGAGTCAAGGTTGGGGGAATCTCTTCAAGCGTCCTATCGCGGATATCTGCGTATGGGGTGGACTACAGCGGTCGGAGCAACAAGTTGGCGCACCATGTTGTGGCGGAAGCTTTCGAACAGGCTCCGGCAGGACCCGCGTGGGTGCTAAGTCAAAAAGCAATTTTGCGTGAACAGTGGGATGGCAACAACGAAACGCCTCCGACCGGTCCCGCCATTCCGATGCAAAACCAAGTGCCCGCGATCTGCCAAGCCTGGAAAGCGGTGATGGGCGATGCCGGTTGGGGTGGTCACGTCGCAGACACGTTTCGTGCTTCCGCCGCACGGCCATTGTGGATCATCTTCGATCTATCGCAAAACGCTGAACTGTTGTCACTGCTTAACGAATCGATCGCACTTCTTCCGGAAGCGGAGCGTTGGTTGACCACTTTCAGCACCTATTACACTAACTTGCCGCCCGAGATTGAGTGCCGAGTCCGCTGCGTCCTCGCCGGGACCGAGGAAGCGCGTTTGGCATCGGCACGCGGCGGCGTCATTGATCTCACGCAGCCTCAAACGCTCACCGCCACTTCACCGCTGATCGAGCTGGCTAGAAACGGCTTCAAAACAGGGGAAGCAGCCGACCCGGTCGGGGCGACAAACGCCGCACCGTCGATCACGCAGGCCCACGATTCGCCCGCCGCCGGGGTGGGTGCAGGGTCACCGCCACAGATGAGCGATCCGTCTTACGCACTCCAACCGCCAACCCCTCGTCCTGCCACAGGTTCGAGACGGCCACCACCACGCGTTCCATCAGAGCCCCCCTTTCGATCCAATCCTCGCTCTTCCCGAACCGCTGTTTTGCTTGGAATCGCCGGTCTCATGCTACTGATTGTTGCCGGCGCAGTTCCTATTATTCTCAACTGGAAAATTGATGGACACAAATCCGTATCGTCTAAAGACATCGAAGGTTCAGACAATGAACAAGTAGACGAAATCGGCGAACGTCGGCGAATACAAGAGACTGCTGAAATTCCGTTTCTCAAGCTTGAGAACGAAATCAAGGATCTGAAGTACGTCACAAAAACAACTAAACCAGAGCTCGACCTGAGCAGCCCAGTTGCTCCAGCCGCGCTTGTGGAAATCGAGGACGCAATTGGGAAGCTTCGATTTGACCCCCAGCAATCTGTTGATTTCTCTGTGGATCAGACTGAAATTGTTGGACAACTGAAGTCTGAGGTCGGCGAAACAATAGGCGATCAAGTGAGACAGGAAACGTTGAAGCAGTTTCGCGGAGTACGAGACACTGAGCCCCCATCAGGTTTGGTAGCAAGCATTGCTTCAATCGATCAAAACCTCAAGTCAATTAGCGAGTATTACGCGACACGAAGGAAAGAAGAATCCAGTTTCAATGAACGCGTTGCAACGATGATTGACCATCTCAACGTTTTTATGAACGCAAACGAGGAATATTTCGTTTTGGTTCCAGAGGCATCCACTCGCTTGAAAAAATTGCAACAAATTGCAAACCAAGCATTCCTCCCCATCGATGAAGCCGCACTAGCGAGAGAAGAAACTGCACTAAAACAACAATGGGAAGAAAAACTTGAAGCATTTTCAATGCTTCAAGAACGAATTGATAAAGCCCTGATAGTCAGTAAGCAGATCGTGGAAATTCAAAAGGAGTTGGATAAACACATTGCCACGCAAAAAATTGCGCAAGAACAAGTTGAGAAAGAAAAATTGCTGTTGGTGCGAATCAATTTCGATTCTCAAAATCCTACGAATATTTCGGGAGCCAAGACACTTCCCATCAGTTTGAAGAGATCCGAAATGGAATCGTTTCGATGGGAGCAAGATGCAAAAGATAAAACAGCCAGTCTCTCGTTTAAGAAACTTAAGAAAGGTGAAATCGCTGAAGTCGACTATCCAAATCAAAACTTCCTCAAACTCAAGATCCAATCAGAGTCCCCAAAGGAAAGCTCTGAAATAATCATTGAATATCGGCCGCGCATAACGGCGAAAGGCGGTCCTCGCTACAACGAATCGTCTACGGAAAGTTTTGACGCTAATTGCAACGAACTAATAAAAACGCTCGATGAAGCCAATGCGTTAAAAAAAGCAATAAACAATTGGACAGAAGAAACGTTCCTTGACTCAAAAATCCAAGCCGAAAAGGACACGGAAAGAAAGCAGGCACTTGAATCCCAAAACGCTGAAATAGAACAGATAAATAAGATACGTGGCGAAGTTCAATCGCTGATCAAGAAGGACTGGAAACACCTAACAAACGCTCCCTTAAAAGAGCTCCAAAAACACCACGACGGTATAAAAGCCATTCAAGAGTCTCAAAAACATTCTGGATACCTAACGCCGCTACCGTTGCGGCTAGAGAACCTGAACGGATTCATAATTAAACAAGAACGGATAAATGTACTAATCAGCGAGTTGTCAAAACCAACTCCGGTGCCCGAAGAAAAACTTTTTCTTTTAAAACAAAGCAAAGGCGCTAACCTTTTCCAAACTAGCAAAGATAGTTTTGAAGTAGATTTTTCTCTCTCATTGCAACTCACGCTCACCGAGGAGGCTAAGTAA
- a CDS encoding PEP-CTERM sorting domain-containing protein (PEP-CTERM proteins occur, often in large numbers, in the proteomes of bacteria that also encode an exosortase, a predicted intramembrane cysteine proteinase. The presence of a PEP-CTERM domain at a protein's C-terminus predicts cleavage within the sorting domain, followed by covalent anchoring to some some component of the (usually Gram-negative) cell surface. Many PEP-CTERM proteins exhibit an unusual sequence composition that includes large numbers of potential glycosylation sites. Expression of one such protein has been shown restore the ability of a bacterium to form floc, a type of biofilm.) has translation MRTVLLVMLVILFTSSQVEGAISVTFDLTDSSLAESAGGVAHGTSLAFDVIHRELSLEINAKVELIAESGFIVSNPGGTGRLGSRSGFFTDATDIRFTAPIPTVSGGTVTFEGFQSFTLVGDALPYKFKVTDPTASVSVSNDSVTDPVSVFEFVEPLKTFNLSHVSGAFQVSQVVGRYSINSTGEASAVPEPASAVGFAIAGSLFLIRRRWSQVKCLDDD, from the coding sequence ATGCGAACGGTTCTGTTAGTAATGCTTGTGATTCTTTTCACGTCCTCGCAAGTGGAGGGGGCGATTTCAGTCACGTTTGACTTGACGGATTCGAGTTTAGCTGAATCCGCTGGTGGAGTAGCTCACGGAACGTCGCTTGCCTTCGACGTAATCCATAGGGAGTTGTCTTTGGAAATCAATGCGAAAGTGGAATTGATCGCAGAATCTGGGTTTATAGTTTCTAATCCCGGTGGTACCGGTCGACTCGGTTCAAGATCTGGTTTTTTTACGGACGCTACCGATATTCGGTTCACCGCTCCGATCCCTACGGTTTCGGGAGGGACTGTGACGTTCGAGGGGTTTCAGTCGTTTACACTTGTGGGAGATGCTTTGCCTTATAAATTCAAGGTGACGGACCCAACCGCTTCAGTAAGCGTTTCCAATGACTCGGTTACTGATCCGGTGAGTGTATTTGAGTTTGTTGAACCGCTAAAGACATTTAATCTCTCGCACGTCAGTGGTGCATTTCAAGTTAGCCAAGTCGTCGGTCGGTATTCCATTAATTCAACGGGGGAAGCATCCGCAGTGCCCGAGCCTGCATCTGCGGTTGGGTTCGCGATTGCTGGTTCTCTTTTTCTTATTCGTCGACGTTGGTCTCAGGTGAAATGCCTGGATGACGATTGA
- a CDS encoding RAD55 family ATPase yields MSDRLKTGIPELDELLGGGLIPGTLTVVMGASGIGKTQLGVGFAHQGTKQEQHSGILFDLTARGDSQNHADYARRLCDWKLSEFETDLQRDAANLWNTALSRRDYMHVFQHSGRRVTASDLDSDAWREWKYEQAKKLDQAIAFFYGNFAHGVRRCVIDGVEPTNKAADSIQFEMFEYIYHQILRKEYDWVARDLFRAAFRANQESIETHAYNHRDIGCMLLYTSHEVMLDDLLVRPIESGDVLSNANTIILMGKTRDGNKMGRALQVAKHRGSACDESIVPYTIAESGLKLMR; encoded by the coding sequence ATGTCCGATCGCTTGAAAACTGGAATCCCCGAACTGGATGAACTACTCGGTGGTGGGTTGATCCCGGGTACGTTGACGGTCGTGATGGGGGCTTCGGGGATTGGAAAAACCCAATTGGGGGTAGGCTTCGCACACCAGGGAACCAAGCAAGAGCAACACTCAGGCATCCTGTTCGACCTGACCGCTCGCGGTGATTCTCAGAACCACGCGGACTACGCCCGGCGATTGTGTGATTGGAAACTGAGCGAATTTGAGACGGATCTCCAACGAGACGCGGCGAACCTCTGGAACACAGCCCTCTCGCGCCGCGATTACATGCATGTGTTCCAGCACTCCGGACGCCGCGTGACCGCCAGCGATCTCGATTCAGACGCTTGGCGTGAATGGAAGTATGAACAGGCCAAGAAACTGGACCAAGCGATCGCGTTCTTCTATGGCAACTTTGCTCACGGCGTTCGCCGCTGTGTGATTGACGGCGTGGAACCGACGAACAAAGCCGCTGACTCGATCCAATTTGAGATGTTTGAGTACATCTACCACCAAATTCTCCGCAAAGAATATGACTGGGTTGCCCGAGACCTCTTTCGAGCCGCTTTTCGTGCGAATCAGGAATCGATTGAAACGCATGCTTACAACCATCGCGACATTGGGTGCATGCTGCTGTACACCAGCCACGAAGTGATGCTCGATGATTTGCTCGTTCGTCCCATTGAAAGTGGCGATGTGCTATCCAATGCAAACACCATCATCTTGATGGGCAAGACCCGCGACGGCAATAAGATGGGACGTGCATTGCAGGTTGCCAAACATCGCGGCAGCGCGTGCGACGAATCGATCGTGCCTTACACGATCGCCGAAAGCGGTTTGAAGTTGATGCGATAA
- a CDS encoding MotA/TolQ/ExbB proton channel family protein yields MSLPPRSPAAPPLPRPLSVAKSDPERKFGVGAGNGTAVNTGFSGIIALVLTTSFFAGVHLMPEHYFRAMLLERGPTQHATVLLGFWSIVILLLKRGKLSIQRKALDHAVIPENHEFVLTSQTADHVIRNIHALADDPNRFLVYNRILIALSNLKNLGRVSDIDDILRASAERDESSHQTSFATLGGFLWAIPVLGFIGTVLGLAGAIGNFSSLLDKQSDVAGIVGSLKEVTGGLSTAFETTLLALVVALVIQLWITSQRKAEEMFLDDCQDYCLKQIVSRIKILPYEQTREA; encoded by the coding sequence ATGAGTCTACCTCCTCGCTCTCCAGCTGCCCCACCACTTCCGCGCCCGTTGAGTGTGGCCAAATCGGATCCGGAACGTAAATTTGGCGTCGGGGCTGGAAACGGAACCGCTGTCAACACTGGTTTCTCGGGGATCATTGCGTTGGTGCTGACAACGTCATTTTTCGCAGGTGTTCATTTGATGCCGGAGCATTATTTTCGAGCGATGCTACTGGAGCGTGGGCCGACCCAACATGCGACGGTGCTGCTTGGGTTTTGGAGCATCGTGATCTTGCTACTTAAACGCGGCAAGCTATCGATTCAACGTAAAGCCCTCGATCATGCCGTCATTCCTGAGAATCATGAGTTCGTATTGACCAGTCAAACCGCCGATCATGTGATCCGCAACATCCATGCGTTGGCCGATGATCCAAATCGTTTTCTAGTTTACAACCGCATCTTGATTGCTCTTTCGAATCTAAAAAACCTAGGCCGCGTCAGCGACATCGACGACATTTTGCGAGCCAGTGCGGAGCGTGATGAATCGTCACACCAAACATCCTTTGCGACTTTAGGTGGCTTTCTGTGGGCCATTCCGGTGCTGGGGTTTATCGGCACCGTGTTGGGATTAGCCGGGGCGATTGGCAATTTCAGCAGCTTACTCGACAAGCAATCGGACGTTGCCGGGATTGTCGGCTCTTTAAAAGAAGTCACCGGAGGGTTGAGCACCGCTTTTGAAACGACGCTATTGGCTCTAGTGGTAGCGCTGGTGATACAGCTCTGGATCACGTCGCAGCGTAAAGCAGAAGAGATGTTTCTAGACGATTGCCAAGACTATTGTTTGAAGCAAATCGTGAGCCGCATCAAGATCCTACCTTACGAACAAACGCGGGAAGCCTAG
- a CDS encoding Gfo/Idh/MocA family protein translates to MVGLGFGAEFIPIYQAHPNAEVAAICRRDRAGLDECGDQFEIGGRYTSFDDLIADPNVDAVHINSPISDHAWMSLRALDAGKHVMCTVPMATTIEECQQIVERVQETGLHYMMAETVVYSREYLFIKQRYESGELGKIQYLAASHPQDMDGWPSYWEKMIPMHYATHVVSPCLGLVDGLAEYVSCFGSGTVREDIAEKSGNRFAVETCHIKIKDTDLTAHIWRSLYDVARQYRESFDVYGTKKSFEWTLIENEPHVIHTAKKPEHEIAETVEVPDFAHRLPDAIRRFTLPQEIHDADHLSFLQGGGHGGSHPHLVNEFVSSVLENRRPVPDAVTSANWTCVGICAHESAMKGGEVVRLPEFTLSRD, encoded by the coding sequence ATGGTCGGGCTTGGCTTTGGAGCCGAGTTCATTCCGATTTACCAAGCTCACCCCAACGCGGAAGTGGCCGCGATTTGCCGTCGCGATCGAGCGGGACTCGATGAGTGTGGCGACCAATTCGAAATCGGCGGGCGCTACACGTCGTTCGATGATTTAATTGCCGACCCTAACGTGGATGCGGTCCACATCAACTCGCCGATCTCCGATCACGCTTGGATGTCGCTCCGGGCGCTCGACGCGGGCAAGCATGTGATGTGCACGGTACCGATGGCGACCACCATCGAAGAGTGCCAACAAATTGTCGAGAGGGTACAGGAGACCGGACTGCACTACATGATGGCCGAAACGGTGGTCTACAGTCGCGAGTATCTGTTCATCAAGCAACGGTATGAGAGTGGCGAACTAGGCAAGATCCAATACCTTGCCGCCTCGCATCCTCAAGACATGGATGGATGGCCCTCGTATTGGGAAAAGATGATTCCAATGCATTATGCAACGCATGTCGTCAGCCCTTGTCTGGGGCTGGTCGATGGGTTGGCCGAGTACGTCAGCTGTTTCGGCTCGGGCACGGTCCGCGAAGACATCGCTGAAAAATCGGGCAATCGCTTTGCCGTCGAAACGTGTCATATCAAAATCAAAGACACCGATTTGACCGCCCACATTTGGCGTTCACTGTATGACGTGGCCCGGCAATACCGCGAAAGCTTTGATGTGTACGGGACGAAGAAGAGTTTTGAATGGACGCTCATTGAAAATGAACCGCACGTGATTCACACGGCTAAAAAGCCAGAGCACGAGATTGCCGAGACAGTCGAAGTCCCCGATTTTGCTCATCGACTGCCCGATGCAATTCGCCGCTTTACTTTGCCACAAGAAATCCACGACGCCGATCACTTGTCGTTTTTGCAAGGCGGCGGTCACGGCGGATCGCACCCCCATCTGGTCAACGAGTTTGTCAGCAGTGTGCTCGAGAATCGCCGCCCAGTTCCCGACGCGGTGACCAGTGCCAATTGGACTTGCGTTGGCATCTGTGCTCACGAATCAGCGATGAAGGGTGGCGAAGTGGTTCGTTTACCCGAGTTTACGTTGTCAAGAGATTGA
- a CDS encoding DUF4339 domain-containing protein, whose amino-acid sequence MSDDRIYVRFKGKTLGPLTDTKVRELIRRGQITRMHELSSDGLAWQRAEAFGDIFQKRNQDQPQAVATVPATTSSAPSRGTSTPQNATAQPSSTTSAPIPGQMPEDGVQWYAHVNGDNQGPINSQTLVQWISTGDVHRDTLVWRAGYDDWRPASVCMPERFAPTTAAVTEPDGNSVAQSVSSGGTTSSVPADVCEQFLRHRPWVLMLSIFTLVGSGFAVLYFVTAMVVGADAKWFPRGGSYSVIYGLSGLVNCGVFIAGAILLLNYATSLKTLNRQRNMVHLGLAIQKLYTFWRYSATVFIVFLVLFVGTAVLILVMAAAASNAVN is encoded by the coding sequence ATGAGTGATGACCGCATCTACGTTCGTTTCAAAGGCAAAACGTTAGGCCCGCTTACCGATACTAAAGTTCGCGAACTGATCCGCCGGGGTCAAATCACGCGGATGCACGAATTGTCGTCCGATGGTTTGGCATGGCAGCGTGCTGAAGCGTTTGGTGACATTTTCCAAAAGCGAAACCAAGATCAACCTCAAGCGGTCGCAACCGTCCCGGCAACGACCTCCAGCGCGCCATCGCGAGGAACCTCAACGCCCCAGAACGCGACAGCCCAGCCCTCCTCGACCACTTCGGCACCGATTCCCGGACAGATGCCAGAGGATGGAGTGCAGTGGTACGCGCACGTCAACGGCGATAACCAAGGCCCGATCAATTCCCAGACGCTCGTCCAGTGGATTAGCACCGGCGATGTGCATCGCGACACGTTGGTATGGCGTGCGGGCTACGACGATTGGCGACCGGCCAGCGTTTGCATGCCGGAACGCTTTGCTCCGACCACTGCGGCGGTCACCGAACCAGACGGCAATTCTGTTGCCCAATCCGTATCCAGCGGAGGCACAACCTCTTCGGTTCCCGCAGACGTATGTGAGCAATTCCTCCGTCACCGTCCCTGGGTGTTGATGCTCAGTATTTTCACGCTCGTGGGTTCGGGTTTTGCGGTCCTCTATTTCGTTACCGCAATGGTGGTCGGTGCGGATGCCAAATGGTTTCCCCGTGGCGGTTCCTATTCGGTCATCTATGGTTTATCGGGGCTGGTTAACTGTGGCGTCTTTATCGCTGGAGCGATCTTGCTATTGAATTACGCCACCAGCCTGAAGACACTCAATCGCCAGCGCAATATGGTGCACCTGGGGTTGGCGATTCAGAAGCTATACACATTCTGGAGGTACAGTGCGACCGTCTTCATCGTTTTCCTCGTTTTGTTCGTCGGTACTGCGGTACTGATCCTTGTCATGGCCGCAGCGGCTTCCAACGCAGTGAACTAA
- a CDS encoding vWA domain-containing protein: MSSDAQPHSGASVGVAKNNGVALPRSPRTASTPMPTTKSTSQGLLGWEVVHPAGTGPTDLASALGSNDSRFDDIRDKKTGQRLEVGVLRSSLQTGPQNLLILPPDVASVIYVLDCSSSMQGDRFNRTQAAIVDAVGQMSAKQQFALLLFNTNALQIRGGGYRSAGLKGASRLQTELQAIEPKGGTDPLDALLLAIQLKPDAVVLLSDGEFTPSVVDQVTQQNRSGGKNTQINCMAIGSHVRTLQRLATMNGPGNYVEVP; this comes from the coding sequence ATGTCATCGGACGCCCAACCGCACTCTGGTGCGAGCGTGGGCGTCGCTAAAAACAACGGCGTTGCTTTACCGCGCAGCCCCCGTACGGCAAGCACTCCGATGCCCACAACGAAGAGCACCAGTCAGGGCCTGCTCGGCTGGGAAGTGGTTCACCCCGCCGGTACAGGGCCCACCGATTTGGCATCCGCGTTGGGCAGCAACGACTCTCGGTTTGACGACATTCGAGATAAAAAGACGGGCCAGCGTTTGGAGGTGGGTGTCTTGCGAAGCTCCCTGCAAACAGGCCCTCAGAATTTACTCATACTGCCTCCCGACGTGGCCTCCGTCATCTACGTGCTCGATTGCAGTAGCAGCATGCAGGGCGATCGTTTTAACCGCACGCAAGCCGCGATTGTCGACGCTGTCGGGCAAATGAGTGCCAAGCAACAATTTGCGTTGCTGCTGTTCAATACCAATGCGTTACAAATTCGCGGTGGTGGCTATCGCAGTGCCGGATTGAAAGGTGCAAGCCGATTACAAACCGAATTACAGGCGATTGAGCCCAAGGGTGGCACGGATCCATTGGATGCTCTGCTACTTGCCATTCAATTGAAACCCGATGCCGTCGTCTTGCTTTCCGACGGCGAGTTTACGCCTTCGGTGGTTGACCAAGTCACACAGCAAAATCGAAGCGGTGGTAAAAACACGCAAATCAATTGCATGGCAATCGGCTCTCACGTCAGAACTTTACAGCGTCTCGCAACAATGAACGGCCCCGGCAACTATGTCGAGGTACCGTGA
- a CDS encoding DUF502 domain-containing protein, translating to MRKRINESVGFLRSTAIGGIFFLLPLAVILGLLGQVYGIVSAVAVPLQKWIPGNQPLGIAILFAAAVAVLVLMCFAAGVIARRAIGKKFSSTIEKQLITVFPKYAIYKDLLAGNLKHDSDGPTLSPVLVSCPEGYRVAMEADRLPGGLVVVYFPGAPDTWIGSVVLVPQSRVFATELDFNETLGVFERLGRDSSQFLAPVESLVNNTPAPSTTHTDSPEVR from the coding sequence ATGCGAAAGAGAATCAATGAATCGGTAGGCTTCCTGCGTTCCACGGCGATTGGGGGGATTTTTTTCTTGTTGCCGTTGGCCGTCATTCTCGGTCTGTTGGGGCAAGTCTATGGGATCGTTTCCGCAGTCGCGGTCCCGCTGCAGAAATGGATTCCAGGGAATCAACCGCTGGGAATCGCGATTTTGTTCGCCGCAGCGGTGGCCGTTTTGGTGTTGATGTGTTTCGCCGCTGGCGTGATCGCGCGGCGGGCGATTGGTAAGAAGTTTTCATCCACCATCGAGAAGCAATTGATCACCGTGTTTCCAAAATACGCGATCTACAAAGATTTGTTGGCGGGCAATTTGAAGCACGACAGCGACGGGCCGACCTTGTCGCCAGTCTTGGTGTCGTGTCCCGAAGGTTATCGCGTCGCGATGGAAGCGGACCGCTTGCCGGGCGGATTGGTAGTGGTCTATTTCCCTGGGGCACCCGACACCTGGATTGGTTCGGTGGTGTTGGTTCCCCAGTCACGCGTGTTTGCCACCGAGTTGGACTTCAACGAAACCCTCGGTGTGTTCGAGCGTCTCGGACGCGATTCGAGTCAATTCCTGGCACCGGTCGAAAGTTTGGTCAACAATACGCCCGCTCCGTCTACTACTCACACGGACTCACCCGAGGTTCGCTAG